Proteins encoded in a region of the Vicia villosa cultivar HV-30 ecotype Madison, WI linkage group LG5, Vvil1.0, whole genome shotgun sequence genome:
- the LOC131601645 gene encoding ubiquitin-like modifier-activating enzyme atg7, with product MVEPNTKKPLLQFAPMQSSVDEGFWHRLSSLKLNKLGIDDSPIPIIGFYAPCSHPRVSNYLTLLAESLPSESSEASLIPEPSHGNRNRCSVSGILYNTNTVESFHALDKQNLLKEEARKIWDDIQSGRAVEDCSVLSRFLLISFADLKKWSFHYWFAFPALMINPPATVVNLSPASQWLSKEEAESLSAACNEWRGSKLTADVPFFLVTIDPNSRATVRLLKDWEACQSDAHKILFGFYDPCHLPNNPGWPLRNFLALISERWNLKSVQFFCYRESRGFADMSLSLVGEALLTAPQGWKDDVPNAVGWELNKGRKVPRCISLAQSMDPTRLAVSAADLNLKLMRWRAMPSLDLSALSSLKCLLLGAGTLGCQVARMLMAWGVRKITLVDNGRVAMSNPLRQSLYTLDNCLNGGEFKATAAVESLKRIFPAVEAEGIVMAIPMPGHPVNSQEQESVLDDCRRLCDLIDAHDAVFLLTDTRESRWLPTLLCANANKITMTAALGFESFLVMRHGAGPFSSASDLSAETASSSSADLCVNDTNGKHRLGCYFCNDVVAPTDSTSNRTLDQQCTVTRPGLAPIASALAVELLVGILHHPQGIFAEADINNSVSGGAENPLGILPHQIRGSLSQFSQMSLIGHSSSSCTACCHTVISEYRNRGMEFILEAINHPTYLEDVTGLTELMKSATKFSLEIDSEDDEEDCFEI from the exons ATGGTGGAACCCAATACCAAGAAACCTCTGCTTCAATTTGCACCGATGCAGAGCTCCGTCGATGAAGGATTCTGGCATAGATTGTCTTCTTTGAAGCTCAACAAACTTGGCATTGATGATTCTCCAATACCCATTATTG GTTTCTATGCACCTTGCTCACACCCTCGAGTATCAAATTATCTAACTCTTTTAGCTGAGTCTTTACCTTCTGAATCAAGTGAAGCATCATTAATACCAGAACCAAGCCACGGAAACAGGAACAGGTGTTCTGTTTCAGGGATACTTTACAACACTAATACTGTGGAGAGTTTCCATGCACTTGATAAACAAAATCTGTTAAAGGAAGAGGCCAGAAAG ATATGGGATGACATTCAAAGTGGAAGAGCTGTGGAGGACTGTTCGGTACTTTCAAgatttcttcttatttcttttgcagaCCTGAAAAAGTGGAGTTTTCATTACTGGTTTGCTTTCCCTGCTCTGATGATTAATCCTCCTGCAACCGTGGTTAATTTAAGTCCAGCTTCTCAGTGGTTGAGCAAGGAAGAG GCTGAGTCCCTCTCTGCAGCCTGTAACGAGTGGCGTGGCTCGAAATTAACAGCAG ATGTCCCATTCTTTTTAGTAACTATAGATCCAAACTCACGTGCTACTGTTAGGCTTCTGAAGGACTGGGAAGCTTGTCAGAGCGATGCTCACAAG ATCCTATTTGGGTTTTACGACCCATGTCATCTCCCAAATAATCCCGGATGGCCTCTCCGCAACTTCTTAGCACTTATTTCTGAAAGGTGGAATCTCAAGTCTGTTCAATTTTTCTGCTACAGAGAGAGCCGTGGTTTTGCTGATATGAGCTTGTCTCTTGTTGGTGAAGCATTATTAACCGCTCCACAAG GGTGGAAAGATGATGTCCCTAATGCAGTTGGATGGGAACTTAATAAGGGAAGAAAAGTACCTAGGTGTATTAGTCTTGCACAATCCATGGATCCAACCAG ATTGGCTGTATCTGCTGCGGATTTGAATTTAAAGCTTATGAGGTGGCGTGCTATGCCATCTTTGGATTTGAGTGCTTTGTCTTCCCTCAAGTGTCTTCTCCTTGGAGCAGGCACACTTGGATGCCAGGTTGCGCGCATGCTTATG GCATGGGGTGTCCGAAAAATTACTCTAGTTGACAATGGCAGAGTGGCTATGTCTAATCCATTGAGGCAGTCTCTTTATACTTTGGATAACTGTCTTAATGGCGGAGAGTTTAAAGCTACAGCAGCAGTTGAAAGTCTCAAACGGATATTTCCGGCAGTG GAAGCCGAAGGCATTGTTATGGCTATACCAATGCCTGGACACCCAGTAAATAGCCAGGAACAGGAGAGCGTACTTGATGATTGCAGACGTTTGTGCGATTTGATTGATGCTCATGATGCAGTTTTTTTATTGACAGATACAAGGGAAAGTCGTTGGCTCCCAACACTTCTCTGTGCCAATGCTAACAAG ATTACCATGACCGCAGCACTAGGGTTTGAAAGTTTCTTGGTTATGCGTCATGGAGCAGGTCCTTTCAGTAGTGCCTCTGACTTGAGTGCTGAAACAGCTAGTTCTTCATCTGCCGATTTGTGTGTAAATGATACAAATGGGAAACATAGACTGGGATGCTATTTCTGCAACGATGTTGTTGCACCAACTGAT TCAACGTCCAACCGCACTCTGGACCAGCAATGTACTGTGACCCGACCAGGGCTAGCTCCTATCGCTTCCGCCCTTGCTGTTGAACTTTTAGTAGGGATTTTGCATCACCCTCAAGG GATATTTGCAGAAGCCGATATAAACAACAGTGTCTCCGGAGGTGCTGAGAACCCTCTTGGCATTTTACCTCACCAGATTCGTGGTTCTCTTTCTCAGTTTTCTCAAATGAGCCTTATAGGTCACTCCTCCTCCAGCTGCACAGCCTGTTGTCATACA GTTATATCGGAATATCGAAACCGAGGAATGGagttcatacttgaagcaattaACCATCCTACCTACTTAGAAGATGTAACTGGACTAACAGAGTTAATGAAATCAGCCACCAAATTCTCATTGGAGATAGatagtgaagatgatgaagaagattgttttgaaatatga